Proteins encoded in a region of the Benincasa hispida cultivar B227 chromosome 2, ASM972705v1, whole genome shotgun sequence genome:
- the LOC120071316 gene encoding receptor-like serine/threonine-protein kinase ALE2 isoform X3 codes for MEEVLILQMVILCLIIAANASNLGEIAGTPGSVQQEKSLRINGPSSAPQQNESTLQPPVMLPTIVPGPLPDTIEGFIPSASPHAPPEAPPFNSMPQPSLPVQPNAPLISPSAPEPEGKAPANETPLSIVSPGPAVSSSNSPHYPPTSSPHEQTNTSSSSHQSTSPNVAPIPEPISPASKLPKNSPASHPVGLERPPSILPEPIISPAIAISPKASDRKRLETPAATPYNALPKYMPPVNHSPGEAPSSHNDMGHSHDAQQPISPPQKTLFHRVNLSPTSPPSPSNYKNRRRENHIISHAPGPSYPISSPMTKTPGPVISTAQHSPGRQHHAPPSESEPPSHYAPLPPVTHVSPSPSPHQKISGHTRRHFYPPKASPSKPWAKSPKMPPIHTLPPPPPDEDCLATQCTEPYTNTPPGSPCGCVWPMQIGLRLSVSLYTFFPLVSVLATEIAAGVFVKQSQVRIIGANAANQQPDKTVVLIDLVPLGEKFDNTTAFLTYQRFWHKKVSIRASYFGNYEVLYVRYPGLPQSPPSGDSGLDNEPYFGNSNDARAVKPIGVDVQNRQHKDRLSGGMIAIVALSTTIAVVLCVATAWILLFKRNDGPCQPKPTPNVLLTSLNKPSGAGGSVMATMPSSASLSFGSSIAPYSGSAKTFSASDIEKATNNFDPSRILGEGGFGRVYRGVLEDGTEVAVKVLKRDDHQGGREFLAEVEMLSRLHHRNLVKLIGICIEERSRSLVYELIPNGSVESHLHGFDKETAPLDWEARIKIALGAARGLSYLHEDSSPRVIHRDFKSSNILLEHDFTPKVSDFGLARTAMDEESRHISTRVMGTFGYVAPEYAMTGHLLVKSDVYSYGVVLLELLTGRKPVDMSQPPGEENLVAWARPLLTSKEGIDVIIDKSIDSNVPFENIAKVAAIASMCVQPEVSHRPFMGEVVQALKLVCNQCNKARETSSQASSSPQNSTINTNDDEASSSRYMLDSFHSEYLVPNSISSLYGIDTRLSISDLLNTSMGIGMQESRQLERCFSSGPPRIGKGKRHFWERMRRYSGSSISEHGMPTRIWSGST; via the exons ATGGAGGAGGTTCTGATTCTTCAAATGGTGATTCTTTGTCTCATTATTGCTGCTAATGCTTCCAACCTTGGGGAAATTGCTG GAACACCTGGTTCAGTCCAACAAGAAAAATCGTTGAGAATCAATGGACCAAGCTCAGCACCACAGCAAAATG AGTCAACTTTGCAACCACCTGTTATGTTACCAACAATTGTTCCAGGTCCATTGCCTGATACGATCGAAGGGTTTATACCATCCGCTTCACCCCATGCTCCGCCTGAGGCACCACCATTTAATAGTATGCCTCAGCCATCTTTACCAGTTCAACCAAATGCTCCATTGATTTCACCAAGTGCACCAGAACCAGAAGGTAAAGCACCAGCGAATGAGACTCCTCTGTCGATTGTTTCTCCAG GTCCAGCTGTGtcatcttcaaattctccacATTATCCTCCTACAAGTTCCCCACATGAGCAAACAAATACTTCATCAAGTTCTCATCAAAGCACTTCACCAAATGTAGCTCCAATCCCTGAGCCAATTTCTCCAG CGAGCAAGTTGCCTAAGAACTCACCGGCTAGTCATCCGGTAGGTCTTGAAAGACCACCATCCATATTACCAG AACCCATTATCTCTCCAGCGATAGCTATTTCCCCAAAAGCTAGCGACAGAAAGAGATTAGAAACACCAGCAGCTACACCTTATAATGCACTGCCCAAGTATATGCCACCTGTGAATCATTCCCCAGGAGAAG CTCCTTCCAGTCACAATGACATGGGACATTCTCATGATGCTCAACAGCCGATCTCTCCACCGCAGAAAACTCTGTTTCATAGAGTAAATCTTTCTCCAACATCTCCTCCTTCGCCCTCAAATTATAAGAATCGCAGAAGGGAGAATCATATCATCAGTCACGCACCTGGACCAtcatatccaatttcctccccCATGACAAAAACGCCGG GTCCAGTTATTTCTACAGCACAACATTCGCCGGGCAGACAACACCATGCTCCACCTTCGGAATCAG AACCTCCTTCACATTATGCTCCACTGCCGCCTGTGACTCATGTTTCACCTTCTCCTTCACCACACCAAAAAATATCTGGGCATACTAGAA GACATTTTTATCCTCCTAAAGCTTCACCGTCGAAACCTTGGGCAAAAAGCCCAAAGATGCCACCAATTCATACATTGCCACCTCCACCTCCCGATGAAG ATTGTTTAGCTACCCAGTGCACCGAGCCGTATACAAATACTCCCCCAGGATCTCCCTGCGGTTGTGTATGGCCCATGCAAATTGGACTTCGCCTCAGTGTTTCGCTATATACCTTCTTCCCTCTAGTTTCAGTGCTGGCAACAGAAATTGCTGCTGGGGTGTTTGTAAAGCAAAGCCAAGTTCGCATCATTGGAGCCAATGCAGCTAACCAGCAACCAGATAAGACTGTTGTCCTTATTGACTTAGTCCCACTTGGTGAGAAGTTTGACAATACTACAGCCTTTTTGACTTACCAAAGGTTTTGGCATAAGAAGGTTTCGATCAGAGCTTCCTATTTTGGGAACTATGAAGTATTGTATGTTCGATATCCAGGTTTACCTCAATCACCTCCTTCTGGAGATTCAGGACTAGATAATGAGCCTTATTTCGGTAATAGTAATGACGCGAGGGCAGTAAAACCAATTGGCGTCGATGTGCAGAACAGACAGCACAAAGATAGGCTAAGTGGTGGTATGATTGCCATCGTTGCCCTATCAACTACTATTGCAGTGGTTTTATGTGTTGCAACTGCTTGGATTTTGCTCTTCAAACGCAATGATGGCCCTTGTCAGCCAAAACCGACTCCAAATGTTTTGTTAACCTCCCTCAATAAACCATCAG GTGCTGGTGGATCAGTTATGGCTACCATGCCGAGTTCTGCCTCTTTATCATTTGGATCTAGCATTGCCCCATATTCAGGGTCAGCCAAGACATTCAGTGCCTCCGACATTGAGAAAGCCACCAATAATTTTGATCCTTCAAGAATATTGGGAGAGGGTGGCTTTGGACGTGTTTACAGAGGCGTTCTCGAAGATGGTACTGAAGTAGCAGTCAAAGTTCTCAAGAGAGATGATCATCAGGGTGGTCGAGAATTCTTGGCTGAAGTTGAAATGCTTAGTCGTCTCCACCATAGAAATTTGGTCAAGTTGATTGGAATATGTATCGAGGAACGTAGCCGCTCCCTGGTGTATGAACTTATTCCAAATGGCAGTGTGGAATCTCACTTGCATG GTTTTGATAAGGAAACTGCTCCACTCGATTGGGAAGCCCGGATCAAGATAGCACTCGGCGCTGCTCGAGGTCTATCCTATCTACATGAGGATTCAAGTCCTAGAGTCATACATCGAGACTTCAAATCCAGCAATATCTTGTTAGAACATGATTTTACACCAAAAGTTTCTGACTTTGGGTTGGCTAGAACTGCAATGGATGAGGAAAGCAGACACATATCCACACGTGTCATGGGAACTTTCGG GTATGTGGCTCCAGAGTATGCAATGACTGGTCATCTACTTGTGAAGAGTGATGTTTATAGCTACGGGGTCGTTCTTCTTGAGTTATTAACTGGTAGGAAACCAGTTGATATGTCGCAACCACCGGGTGAAGAAAATCTTGTTGCGTGGGCTCGTCCTCTCCTCACAAGCAAAGAAGGCatagatgttataattgacAAATCAATAGATTCTAATGTTCCTTTTGAAAATATTGCCAAAGTGGCAGCCATTGCTTCAATGTGTGTGCAACCAGAGGTATCACATCGACCCTTCATGGGTGAGGTTGTTCAAGCATTGAAACTAGTTTGCAACCAATGCAACAAGGCTCGAGAAACAAGCTCACAGGCTAGTTCGAGCCCGCAGAATTCAACTATCAATACGAATGATGATGAGGCATCGAGTTCAAGATATATGCTAGACTCTTTTCATAGCGAATATTTAGTACCTAACTCAATTTCGAGTCTTTATGGCATTGATACACGTCTCTCAATTTCAGACTTGTTAAATACTTCAATGGGTATCGGAATGCAAGAATCTAGACAGCTTGAAAGATGCTTTAGTTCCGGTCCTCCTAGAATTGGAAAAGGCAAGAGGCACTTCTGGGAAAGAATGAGAAGATACTCAGGAAGTAGCATAAGTGAACATGGAATGCCCACTAGAATATGGTCAGGTTCTACCTAA